A single window of Leptospira koniambonensis DNA harbors:
- a CDS encoding VWA containing CoxE family protein, translated as MFFPFFYRLKSSGVPISTVELLDFLKATDTLTRDKTFLSLNEFYRVSRLCLVKDVKYYDAFDLVFTELFGERGVLKESFRKEMMDWLSTIFENPNKLPPGMIPPEELWKEFLDRLQNQKGEHHGGNKWIGTGGSSPFGHSGVNPGGVRIGGEGGGKSAVFQAMERKYKDYRTDEQLDVRQIKIALKKLRNLRKEGIPEFHLPKTVDATCKNAGDPELVFDRTRKNGIKVLLLMDTGGSMTPYAERVSKLFSAAHQMNHFKEFGHYYFHNSVYDSVYPKGDLRYPVPLKNLFKKHKDDTKVIIVGDAYMAPYELLDPSYGFYHSRFRQESKLPEHPESGLDSFKRIKSHWTDTIWMNPEPKRYWDAPTIYELKKVFPMFFLSVDGLEDGIRELLGKR; from the coding sequence TTGTTTTTCCCTTTTTTCTACAGGCTGAAATCATCTGGAGTTCCAATCTCCACTGTGGAACTTTTGGATTTTCTAAAAGCAACGGATACACTTACCAGAGATAAAACATTTCTTTCCTTAAATGAATTCTATAGAGTTTCCAGGCTCTGCTTAGTTAAAGACGTAAAATATTACGACGCTTTTGATCTTGTATTCACTGAACTCTTCGGCGAAAGAGGAGTGCTGAAAGAATCTTTTCGTAAAGAAATGATGGATTGGCTTTCTACAATATTCGAAAATCCGAATAAACTTCCCCCAGGCATGATTCCTCCGGAAGAACTCTGGAAAGAGTTTTTGGACAGACTCCAAAATCAAAAGGGAGAACATCATGGTGGGAATAAATGGATCGGCACTGGAGGAAGTTCTCCTTTCGGACATTCTGGAGTAAATCCAGGTGGAGTCCGAATCGGCGGGGAAGGTGGCGGTAAGTCAGCTGTCTTCCAGGCGATGGAAAGAAAGTATAAGGACTACAGAACTGACGAACAATTGGATGTTCGACAAATTAAGATCGCACTTAAAAAACTCAGGAATTTAAGAAAGGAAGGGATCCCAGAATTTCATCTTCCTAAAACTGTGGACGCAACTTGCAAAAATGCGGGAGACCCTGAGCTTGTATTTGATCGAACCAGAAAGAATGGGATCAAAGTGTTACTTTTAATGGACACTGGTGGGAGTATGACTCCTTATGCAGAAAGAGTGAGTAAACTTTTTTCGGCAGCCCACCAGATGAATCATTTTAAGGAGTTCGGACATTATTATTTTCATAACTCAGTTTACGATTCAGTATATCCTAAGGGAGATCTTAGATATCCTGTTCCTCTAAAAAATCTTTTTAAAAAACATAAAGACGATACAAAGGTAATTATTGTGGGAGATGCCTATATGGCTCCTTATGAACTTTTGGATCCTTCTTATGGATTTTATCATTCCAGGTTTAGGCAGGAATCAAAACTTCCAGAACATCCCGAATCAGGACTGGATAGTTTTAAACGGATCAAATCTCATTGGACCGACACGATCTGGATGAATCCTGAACCAAAAAGATATTGGGATGCCCCTACCATCTACGAACTCAAAAAAGTATTTCCAATGTTTTTTCTAAGTGTAGATGGATTAGAAGACGGGATACGTGAACTTTTAGGAAAAAGATAA
- a CDS encoding YceI family protein codes for MSYLLRFLILFLLSVSSIFSEELKLQESTINFIAIHPFKTVNGKCSGTVVSPTILTQTTGGLQIPKLVKIEIPISQIKSGDENRDEHIIESLGYPTITNIVFMSTSIIAKENEWTITGNLTVKGKTKTVKSVATIQKEGQETILSGKFQVLMSDFDVERPSLLFATAKDEVSIDYRFILKP; via the coding sequence GTGTCTTATCTTTTACGTTTTCTGATTTTGTTCTTATTAAGTGTTTCTTCGATTTTTTCAGAAGAATTAAAACTGCAAGAATCTACGATCAATTTTATAGCAATCCATCCGTTCAAAACGGTGAATGGAAAATGTTCAGGAACGGTTGTAAGTCCTACAATATTGACTCAGACAACCGGTGGTTTACAAATCCCTAAACTTGTAAAAATAGAGATCCCAATCTCACAAATCAAATCCGGAGACGAAAATAGAGATGAGCATATCATAGAATCTCTAGGATATCCTACAATTACCAATATAGTTTTTATGAGCACATCTATTATAGCAAAAGAGAATGAATGGACTATTACCGGAAACCTAACGGTTAAAGGTAAGACCAAAACGGTTAAATCAGTGGCGACTATCCAAAAAGAAGGACAGGAAACCATTCTTTCTGGAAAATTCCAGGTTTTGATGAGCGATTTTGATGTGGAAAGACCTAGCTTGTTATTTGCGACTGCAAAGGATGAGGTAAGTATTGATTATAGGTTTATTCTAAAACCTTAA
- a CDS encoding AAA family ATPase: MSEERNKPETYLLSKELEEAVQVAEITARPLLLKGEPGTGKSLLADYLSFKTKKTLYSWHVKSTSLAKEGLYFYDAVSRLNDSRFTEDKEKVRNIENYIRLGALGEAFSATEPSVVLIDEIDKADIEFPNDLLLELDRMEFVIQETGRKIKAVNRPLTLITSNNEKELPAAFLRRCIFHYIDFPEPAFMADIVSSHFPKIESSLLKRALESFYVIRTMDDMKKKPGTSELLDWIQILIHMGATLPEDGRTPYIGALVKNEEDLKLFR; this comes from the coding sequence ATGTCGGAAGAAAGGAACAAGCCCGAAACATACTTACTCTCCAAAGAATTAGAAGAAGCAGTCCAAGTGGCTGAGATAACTGCAAGACCTTTATTACTAAAAGGAGAACCAGGAACTGGAAAATCACTTTTAGCAGATTATCTTTCCTTCAAGACCAAAAAAACACTTTATTCCTGGCATGTAAAATCCACCTCTCTTGCAAAGGAAGGTTTATATTTTTATGATGCAGTTTCCAGGTTAAACGATTCCAGATTTACGGAAGATAAGGAGAAGGTCCGCAATATCGAAAATTATATCCGATTGGGCGCTCTTGGGGAAGCATTCTCTGCCACTGAACCTTCTGTAGTATTAATTGACGAGATAGACAAAGCGGATATAGAATTCCCGAATGATCTACTTTTAGAATTAGACAGAATGGAATTTGTGATCCAGGAAACTGGTCGTAAGATCAAGGCTGTTAATCGGCCTTTGACTCTCATTACGTCAAATAATGAAAAGGAACTTCCTGCAGCTTTTTTAAGAAGATGTATCTTTCATTATATTGATTTTCCTGAACCGGCCTTTATGGCGGATATAGTATCTTCTCATTTTCCAAAGATTGAATCTTCTCTTTTGAAAAGGGCCCTCGAGTCCTTCTATGTGATCCGAACCATGGATGATATGAAAAAAAAGCCTGGTACAAGCGAACTACTGGATTGGATCCAAATTCTAATCCATATGGGGGCAACACTTCCTGAAGACGGAAGAACTCCATATATAGGCGCTCTTGTAAAGAATGAAGAGGATCTGAAATTGTTCAGATAA
- a CDS encoding ATP-dependent helicase, with amino-acid sequence MTASLESLNEKQKEAIETLNGPVLVIAGAGTGKTKTIVHRLSKLVESGIPAENILLLTFTRKASREMLSRAVSLLDKRCARVHGGTFHSFGSHILRKYAPVLGFSSQFSVLDESDTSDIFQLLRTEGEYAKQKSRFPSNDTLISLHSSIINRGKSLEELLEAENPKFLDQKSAIRKIFQEYANYKKQRSLLDYDDLLTYTRDLLNKNETVRKKVSEQYKYIMVDEFQDTNQIQAHITCLLALDHENILVVGDDAQSVYSFRGADVNGIFNFPKLFPKTKTIYLERNYRSTPSILNLANVVLANFREKYEKYLYTKNEDFQKPTLIGYADELEEAEGIADLILERREDGVPLKDIAVLFRSGWNSNQLELVLSQRNIPFLKFGGKKFVESAHAKDYLSLLKIRENKTDSVSWLRVLLLLPGIGAAKARSILTDLEKSGGNLERIVSESKGTTASHLKELNHLINESEKDLKNLLGKFIDYYSPLLEKKYDDFKRRLEDLNAFLTLSQKYETLHEFLVDMSLEGPSPSLDKISPEEEDERLVLSTVHSSKGLEFDTVVLLNVSEGSFPSGRGEKNLEEERRLFYVGITRAKKKLVLTYPQISQQKNSQYFNRVSRFIDEIKDPEKVIDKSFINKKEETSGPSSSQNPQQISDSDARKRIREFFGS; translated from the coding sequence ATGACTGCCTCCTTAGAGTCACTTAACGAAAAACAAAAGGAAGCTATCGAGACCCTAAACGGCCCGGTTTTAGTGATCGCCGGTGCCGGAACTGGAAAAACAAAAACAATCGTCCACAGACTTTCCAAATTAGTCGAATCAGGCATTCCTGCCGAAAATATCCTACTTCTTACATTCACTCGCAAAGCTTCTCGAGAAATGCTTTCGAGAGCCGTATCTCTATTGGACAAACGATGTGCTCGAGTCCACGGAGGAACATTCCATTCCTTCGGAAGTCATATTCTCAGAAAATATGCACCTGTTCTTGGATTCTCCTCTCAGTTTTCAGTTTTGGATGAATCGGATACTTCTGATATATTCCAACTTTTAAGAACAGAAGGAGAATATGCAAAGCAGAAGTCTAGGTTTCCTTCTAATGATACATTGATCTCCCTCCACTCTTCTATTATCAATCGTGGCAAATCATTAGAAGAATTATTAGAAGCAGAAAATCCTAAGTTCTTAGACCAAAAATCTGCTATTCGTAAAATTTTCCAAGAGTATGCGAATTATAAAAAACAAAGATCTCTTTTAGATTATGATGATCTATTGACCTATACAAGAGACCTTCTGAACAAGAATGAAACAGTTCGAAAAAAAGTCTCGGAACAATACAAATATATCATGGTAGATGAATTTCAGGATACAAATCAGATCCAAGCTCATATCACATGTTTACTCGCGTTAGATCATGAAAATATTTTAGTCGTTGGTGATGATGCACAAAGTGTATATTCCTTTCGAGGAGCCGACGTAAATGGAATATTCAATTTTCCGAAACTATTTCCTAAAACAAAAACGATCTATTTAGAAAGAAATTACAGGAGCACTCCGTCTATTCTAAATCTTGCAAATGTGGTCCTGGCTAATTTTAGGGAAAAATATGAGAAGTATCTATATACCAAAAATGAAGACTTCCAAAAGCCTACCTTGATCGGTTATGCAGACGAATTAGAAGAAGCAGAAGGAATCGCAGATCTGATCTTGGAAAGAAGAGAAGATGGTGTTCCTTTAAAAGATATTGCAGTTCTATTTAGATCCGGCTGGAATTCGAACCAGTTGGAACTTGTTCTTTCTCAGAGAAATATTCCATTCTTAAAATTCGGTGGAAAAAAATTCGTAGAAAGCGCTCATGCTAAAGATTATCTTTCTCTTCTAAAAATAAGGGAGAATAAGACTGACTCGGTTTCTTGGCTAAGAGTTTTGTTACTTCTTCCTGGAATTGGAGCTGCAAAAGCAAGATCCATCTTAACTGACCTAGAAAAGTCAGGCGGAAATTTGGAAAGAATCGTTTCCGAATCCAAGGGTACCACTGCTTCTCATTTAAAAGAATTAAATCATTTAATCAACGAGTCTGAAAAAGACTTAAAAAACCTTTTAGGGAAATTCATAGATTATTATTCTCCTTTACTCGAAAAGAAATATGATGATTTCAAAAGAAGATTAGAAGATCTGAATGCATTTTTAACTCTTTCCCAAAAATACGAAACTTTACACGAATTTTTAGTGGATATGAGTTTAGAGGGGCCAAGCCCCAGCCTGGACAAAATTTCCCCAGAAGAGGAAGATGAAAGATTAGTTCTATCCACGGTCCATTCTTCCAAAGGATTAGAATTTGATACTGTAGTTCTTTTAAATGTTTCAGAAGGTTCTTTTCCTTCCGGCAGAGGCGAAAAAAACTTAGAAGAAGAAAGAAGATTATTCTATGTGGGAATAACAAGAGCCAAGAAAAAACTGGTGCTCACCTACCCTCAAATCTCCCAGCAAAAAAATTCACAATATTTCAATCGAGTTTCCAGATTCATCGATGAAATTAAAGACCCCGAAAAAGTAATAGATAAAAGTTTTATCAATAAAAAAGAAGAAACTTCCGGTCCTTCTTCTTCCCAAAATCCTCAGCAAATCAGTGATTCAGATGCCAGAAAAAGAATTAGAGAGTTTTTCGGTTCCTGA
- a CDS encoding SprT-like domain-containing protein: protein MPEKELESFSVPDPSSDRNWEELLVSIWDSLKIKSRRFKESQVRTVELKFYPYRNGNHSVSYHNGLLTAKFHTSLLEAREETILSFVSLLISKLLGLKPKPSWKEEVAEFLNSLPESGPINFKKLKETGVAYDLKVILEKISSFYFPKMDAKLLSIGWADRLGKRRLGSYEKRNMNIRISPILDHKEVPLYVIEHVVHHEILHHILPSRVKNGQNSIHSPEFKRKEKEYVRYREAINWLKMEYPKFLIKHQREIGLRLRSEFYR from the coding sequence ATGCCAGAAAAAGAATTAGAGAGTTTTTCGGTTCCTGATCCGAGTTCAGATCGAAACTGGGAAGAACTTCTAGTTTCTATTTGGGATTCTTTGAAAATCAAATCCAGACGTTTCAAGGAAAGCCAGGTACGTACTGTAGAACTCAAATTTTATCCCTATAGAAACGGAAATCATTCTGTATCTTATCATAACGGCCTCTTAACCGCGAAATTTCATACTTCCTTATTGGAAGCAAGAGAAGAGACAATATTATCCTTTGTTTCATTACTCATTTCTAAATTGTTGGGACTCAAACCAAAACCATCCTGGAAAGAAGAAGTTGCCGAATTCCTAAATTCTCTTCCTGAATCTGGACCTATAAATTTCAAAAAATTGAAGGAAACCGGAGTTGCTTACGATCTAAAGGTCATTCTGGAAAAAATTTCTTCTTTCTATTTTCCTAAAATGGATGCAAAACTTCTTTCTATCGGCTGGGCAGATCGTTTGGGAAAGAGACGATTGGGTAGTTACGAAAAACGGAATATGAATATACGTATTAGCCCCATCCTGGACCATAAAGAGGTCCCACTTTATGTTATAGAACATGTAGTACATCACGAAATTCTACATCATATTCTTCCGAGTAGAGTTAAAAACGGCCAAAACTCGATCCATAGCCCTGAATTCAAACGTAAGGAAAAAGAATACGTTAGATACAGAGAGGCCATAAATTGGTTGAAAATGGAATATCCTAAGTTTCTAATAAAACACCAGAGAGAAATTGGCCTTAGGCTGAGATCAGAATTTTACAGATAA
- a CDS encoding TldD/PmbA family protein: MDLEQAAGFVLEEGKRYGIDSFDLIATDSEDIGIEVFKGRIVSTETSRSRGVGIRVLNNSRPGYSYSERFSKEALSQMVRDAMDQTEITDPLDMELPEPKPLAEVDLKHYNPALEKLDFAWMREQGLALDHASWESDKRVENVPHVGVGKSSTQSLIANSKGVFVKKESNVAYLGTGLVVAEGDIKKMGSYYRSGRDISQFDPSYIAKEAAYRGTELLGAKPLPSGVYTIVLGNRISPQIFGMFSSPYFADAVQKGSSRLVGKLGNEVASTALSIYCEAHTPDYPGSRLVDAEGIPTSARTMVLENGILKSYLYNLESAKKDNVLPTGHGVRSYSGRAGTSFSNMIVPLGNKTRDELLASDSHCILVTKLEGGAGCSAVSGEISIGVQGIYYKNGKPEHAVDRITMNTNYFDLLHKIQGISNEYSDSYSSIKVPDILISEIHIAG, translated from the coding sequence ATGGATTTGGAACAAGCTGCCGGATTCGTACTCGAAGAAGGAAAACGTTATGGAATCGATTCCTTTGACCTGATCGCCACTGACTCAGAAGATATCGGAATAGAAGTATTTAAAGGAAGAATTGTTTCCACAGAAACTTCTCGCTCTAGAGGAGTTGGCATCCGAGTTCTGAATAATTCCCGCCCAGGATATTCTTATAGCGAACGTTTTAGCAAAGAAGCTCTTTCCCAAATGGTAAGAGATGCAATGGACCAAACAGAGATCACTGATCCTTTGGACATGGAACTTCCTGAGCCAAAACCATTGGCAGAAGTGGATCTAAAACATTATAATCCTGCATTAGAAAAATTGGATTTTGCATGGATGAGAGAGCAGGGACTTGCACTAGACCATGCTTCTTGGGAATCAGATAAAAGAGTAGAGAATGTTCCTCATGTAGGTGTAGGAAAAAGTTCCACCCAAAGTTTGATCGCAAATTCAAAAGGTGTATTTGTTAAAAAAGAATCCAATGTTGCTTACCTTGGAACAGGTCTTGTCGTCGCCGAAGGTGATATCAAGAAGATGGGAAGTTATTACCGCTCCGGCAGGGATATTTCCCAATTCGATCCATCTTATATCGCAAAGGAAGCTGCTTATCGAGGAACTGAACTTTTAGGAGCGAAACCTCTTCCGAGCGGTGTGTATACGATCGTTTTAGGAAATCGTATCAGTCCTCAGATATTCGGAATGTTCTCTTCTCCTTATTTTGCAGATGCAGTTCAAAAAGGATCTTCTCGTTTAGTTGGAAAATTAGGCAACGAGGTGGCTTCTACTGCATTAAGTATTTATTGTGAAGCTCATACTCCTGATTATCCAGGTTCTCGTTTGGTAGACGCAGAAGGAATTCCAACATCTGCACGTACCATGGTTTTGGAAAATGGTATTCTTAAATCTTATTTGTATAATTTAGAATCTGCCAAAAAGGATAATGTTTTGCCTACGGGTCACGGAGTACGTTCTTATTCAGGAAGAGCGGGAACTTCTTTTTCTAATATGATCGTTCCTCTGGGAAATAAGACAAGAGATGAATTATTAGCGTCCGATTCTCATTGTATTTTGGTAACTAAGTTGGAAGGTGGGGCAGGTTGTAGTGCAGTTTCCGGAGAAATTTCCATCGGGGTCCAAGGGATCTATTATAAAAATGGAAAACCGGAACACGCAGTGGATCGTATCACGATGAATACAAACTATTTCGATCTACTCCATAAGATCCAAGGGATTTCCAACGAATATTCTGACAGTTATTCTTCTATCAAGGTCCCTGATATTTTGATCTCAGAAATTCATATAGCAGGTTGA